The DNA sequence tatatagtgcactacttttgaccaaagctctatgaccctggtcaaaagtagtgcactgtatatagTGACATATAGAACACAGCCTTAGAGTTAAACATCTTTATTGATCTGGATGACATGTCTCAGTGCTGAGGATTGGTGTTTGTTCATCAtctcagagaggagggagggaggatgggaggtacAGAaaaatggaagggagagagagggagggaacgacGGAGTTAGGGATCGAGGGCCATACTGTGTAAGGGAGAGAGAGCCATACTGTTGAACTGAACTGAAGACAATCCCGAAAGACATTACATAGGTGATTGTTTTGTTGACCATAGCAGCATTTCTATTTTCAATTATTGAGATGATTAAAGATTTACGCCATATAAGGTTTACATCATATAAGGTTTACATCATATAAGGTTTACATCATATAAGGTTTACATCATATAAGGTTTACATCATATAAGGTTTACATCATATAAGATTTACACGATAAAAAGTACAACATAAATAACATAATTGTCTGTGACTCATGTTAACAGCTTTGTCTTCAGCCATTGTAAGACTTTTGGTTACAgatgctgaaataaaatatagatGTACAATGGTAAAGGTAATGTAAAAAGACATTGCAACCGCAGGTAGTCTCTTCACAAGACTACCCTACAGCTACGAtgaacacacaaacagtagattgACCATTCATTTTTAATACAGCATCATTAGATACCAATTTTGGCCAATCATGACTATTTCATGTCTTTGGATAGAATGCGGGTGAAAGAAAGAATGTTAGGACTATTTCGGAGACGATCGACTAAGTGCTCAATTCAAACATATCTGGTTTAGCCGATATTGGCATAACGGCACTGCGTTAAGGCGCTCACAGACAGGCAGTGGTGAACCGCGTTAAGGCACTCACAGACAGGCAGTGGTGAACCGCGTTAAAGGCACTCACAGACAGGCAGCGGTGAACCGCGTTAAAGGCACTCACAGACAAGCCGCGGTGAACCGTGTTAAGGCACTCACAGACAGGCCGCGGTGAACCGCGTTAAGGCGGTCACAGACAGGCAGCGGTGAACCACTTTAAAGGCACTCACAGACAAGCCGCGGTGAACCGCGTTAAGGCACTCACAGACAGGCAGCGGTGGACCGCGTTAAAGGCACTCACAGACAGGCCGCGGTGAACCGCGTTAAAGGCACTCACAGAGAGGCAGCGGTGAACCACTTTAAAGGCACTCACAGACAGGCTGCTGTGAAATGCGTTAAGGCACTCACAGACAGGCAGCGGTGAACCGCGTTAAAGGCACTCACAGACAGGCCACGGTGAACCGCGTTAAAGGCACTCACAGACAGGCCGCGGTGAACCGCGTTAAGGCGCTCACAGATAGGCCGCGGTGAACCGCGTTAAGGCGCTCACAGATAGGCCGCGGTGAACCGCATTAAGGCACTTACAGACAGGACGCATTAAACTGCGTTAAGGCAGTTACAGACAGGTCACGGTGAACCGCGTTAAGGCGCTCACAGATAGGCCGCGGTGAACCGCGTTAAGGCGCTCACAGATAGGCCGCGGTGAACCGCATTAAGGTGCTTACAGACAGGTCACATTAAACTGCGTTAAGCTCTACTGACTctccatcccgcatgcgggagcataatcatcgcctgaaactaattagcataacgcagaagacataaatatccctagaaaatattcctattcatgaaaatcacaaatgaatgTTAGGACTATTTCGGAGATGATCGACTAAGTTCTCAATTCAAACATATCAGGTTTAGCCGATATTGGCATAACGGCACTGCGTTAAGGCGCTCACAGACAGGCAGTGGTGAACCGCGTTAAGGCACTCACAGACAGGCAGTGGTGAACCGCGTTAAAGGCACTCACAGACAGGCAGTGGTGAACTGCGTTAAAGGCACTCACAGACAAGCCGCGGTGAACCGCGTTAAGGCACTCACAGACAGGCCGCGGTGAACCGCGTTAAGGCGGTCATAGACAGGCAGCGGTGAACCACTTTAAAGGCACTCACAGACAAGCCGCGGTGAACCGCGTTAAGGCACTCACAGACAGGCCGCGGTGAACCGCGTTAAAGGCACTCACAGACAGGCAGCGGTGAACCGCGTTAAAGGCACTCACAGACAGGCCGCGGTGAACCGCGTTAAAGGCACTCACAGACAGGCAGCGGTGAACCCCTTTAAAGGCACTCACAGACAGGCTACTGTGAAATGCGTTAAGGCACTCACAACAGGCAGCGGTGAACCGCGTTAAAGGCACTCACAGACAGGCCGCGGTGAACCGCGTTAAAGACACTCACAGACAGGCAGCGGTGAACCGCATTAAGGCACTTACAGACAGGACGCATTAAACTGCGTTAAGGCAGTTACAGACAGGTCACGGTGATCAGCGTTAAGGTGCTTACAGACAGGTCACATTAAACTGCGTTAACCTCTACTGACTCTCCATCCCGAATGCTGGAGCATAATCATCGCCtgaaacgaattagcataacgcagcagacataaatatccctagaaaatattcctattcatgaaaatcacaaatgaaatatagtgagacacagcttagccttttgttaatcaccctgtcatctcaaattttcaaaatatgctttacagccaaagcttgACAagtatttgtgtaagtttatcgatagcctagcattgcattttgtccagctagcagcaggtaacttggtcaaggaaatcagaaaagcaatcaaattaaatcgtttacctttgatgagcttcggatgttttcactcacgagactcccaggtagatagccaaagttaattttttcccaaaatattatttttgtaggtgaaatagctatgtttgttcttcacgtttggctgagaaatcgcccgaaAACGGCAAAAATATTCCAAAtgagctccataatatcgacagaaacatggcaaacgttgttcataatcaatcctcaaggtgtttttctaatatctattcgataatatatccgtcgggacaattcgtttttcagtaggaccgattggagtaatggctacctctgtattttacgcgagagtcaccctgggagtcatcaggtgaccacttacgcaatggctattcttcaacataaatgcgtaaaactacgtcacaatgctgtagacaccttggggaatacgtagaaagcgtaagctggttgatagcacatccacagctcaatagggactcattggaacgcagcgctttcaaaatatggggcacttccggattggatttttctcaggctttcgcctgcaacatcagttctgttatactcacagacaatatctttacagttttggaaacgttagagtgttttctatccaaacctgtcaattatatgcatattctagcatcttgtcctgacaaaatgtcctgtttaaaacgggaacgtttttttcccaaaaatgaaaatactgcccctagagttacAACAGGTTTTAAGGCAGTTACAGACTGGTTGCAGTGATCTGCGTTAAGGTGCTTACAGACAGGCCGCTATGAGTGGGCGAAGGTCTTATAGAGTCCAATGGGAGTAGGGTGGCAAAACAAAAGCAGATTTGCAATCTGTGCGGTTCATGGTGCCAGCTCCTGTGAACGGCACTGAAGTCTTGAGAGGTCACCACGCATGGTTGACCAATGAGCATTGTTCATCTTGTCAACCGATAAAACAATGTTTTAATGACAACATTCGAGCTGAGAACAACCGGGACCGCCGGTCTCTACACATGGCAGGTGGATTTTCTTGTAGTTCAATTGCCATTTACCGCAGCCTGTCTGTAAGTGCCTTtaaagctgtcaaatccacaagcggctccTCGCATttaagagaaatcccatgcagccttgtttacaagttggaACACTGGAATATGAGttgtaatctacacctcgattaggctgatagaaatcctcattattttgCTTAATGATTTGAAATTTAAGCGTCATCATTTCTATATATATTTAGTAGTCGTTATAAAGAGGTATATTTCCTCATCCAAACCATTGACGGCCTACGCTTTGCCAGtgagcctgacagagcttggcaGGAGAGATGGAATATCCATTATCCTTCTCTTCTACAGCTGAAAtgatatgtttgttttttcctcTCTTTTGTTGTTCTTTTGTTGTTGTGGGATGCCACCGCcgtgctctctctcactctctctctctctctctctctctctctctctctctctctctttctctctctttctctttctctctctctctctctctctctctctctctctctctctctctctcactgcctttCTCGCTGGTGTCTTGGTTAATCTGTATTCCCTTTTTGTCAAACCCAATCCTTTGTTCAAAGCAGCACCTGCAGAAGCTATatcctactctctccctctatactcCTCTATCCAGGTTCATCAGACAAAATTCATGGGTTGCACATTTGTTTGGGCAGCTTTATTCCACAATAATACCAGTAAACAACTGAACTCAGAAAACACATTTCTGTCGCTTGCCAATGTCATTTCGACTTCAAAATTTAAAACAGCATTGTGTTACAGGCTGCAGTATATGCTGTCTTCTTAATGTAGGTCATATTTGATATATAGGCTATATTGTATACCTCACATGCGACTCGTAATAAGACTCTACAATTAATGGACAAAGTCTATAAAAAACTCAATATGACACCATTTACCAAATGTCACAGGGTGTCACGGCATCTAAAGTATTGTGTGGGGGATGAGAGCAATGTAAATAAGACAGAATTCTTGAGAGGACAATAAACCCTTTGCATAGAGTAATTTAAAGTTCACCCTGAACAGATACAAGTCACCACAGAggtcatatatactgtatgtaggtcCATATAGATGCCTTCAGAGTTCTAGATAGACACCAAGCATGGCTGCAGTCGTTTTCTTCCATCACACATGTCATTAATCAGTTGTCTGTATActgtgaaggaaagagagagcaggacCCCAGACTTCAACAAAGAAattagaaatacagacattgtcatcctacaagaaacatggtgtagaggagatggacccactgggtgccctctaggttacagagagctagtAGTCACATCCACTAAACTTCCAGGTGTGAAAAAGGGAAGatactcagggggtatgctaattttctatagagcagacctaactcactctattcAATTAatcaaacaggaacattttacatctggctagaaatgaataaggaaatgatctcaacagagaattGTTTTGTCATTTATCCCCCCAGTACAATCCCAATACTTTAATGATGACAGCGAcgccatcctagagggggagatcaaccatttccaggcccagggacatgtactagtttGTGGCGACCTAAAtaccagaactggacaagaacctgacactctcagaacacagggggacaaacatctacctggaggtgacagtatTCCATCCCAAATAtgccccctagacacaactatgacaaaacaTCCAGGGTCACAAcctgtggcggcaggtagcctagtggttagagcgttggactactaACAGAagggttgcaagattgaatccatgagctgacaaggtaaaaatctgttgttctgcccctgaacaaggcagttaacccactgttcctaggcattGAACATAATAATCTGTTCTTAACtcaattgcctagttaaataaaggtaaaataaataaaaattaaacaaCTACTGCAGCTCTTTCACACGATGGGTCTGGACGTAGTCAGTCAGGCTTCAAGGAGTAATGCTGTTGAACCGAAAAttagaaaacactaaacaaaaaatATACACATGATAACTACAAATataaactattaaagactaccagaaccaactggattctccaattacattgaatgaactacagaacAAAATACAAACCGTCCAACCCAAAAAGAagtgtggtgttgatggtatcatAAGTAAAATGATCAaatctacagttgaagtaggaagtttacatacaccttagccaaatacatttaaactcagttttttacaattcctgacatttaatcctagtaaacattctctgtcttaggtcagttaggatcaccacttcattttatgaatgtgaaatgtcagaataatagtagagagaattatttatttcagcttttatttatttaatcacattcccagttggtcagaagtttacatacactcaattggtatttggtagcattgcctttaaagtgtaacttgggtcaaacattgcaggcagacttccacaagcttcccacaataagttgggtgaattttggtctaTTCCTCCTGCTGTAAccgaatcaggtttgtaggcctccttgctcgcacacgctttttcagttctgcccacacatgttctatgggattgaggtcagggctttgtgatggccacttcaataccttgaccttgttgtccaattttgccacaactttggaactatacttggggtcattgtccatttggaagacacatttgcgaccaagctttaacttcctgactaatgtcttgagttgttgcttcaatgtagccacataattttcctgcctcatgaagccatctattttgtgatgtgcacctgTCCCTGctgtagcaaagcaccctcacaacatgatgatgccacccccgtgcttcacggttgggatggtgttattcgacttgcaagcctccccctttttcctccaaacataacgatggtcattatggccaaatagttccatttatgtttcatcagaccagaggacatttctccaaaaagtatgatctttgtccccatgtgcagttgcaaaccgtggctTTTTTActgcgattttggagcagtggcttcttccttactgagcggcctttcgggttatgtcgatataggactcggtttactgtggatatagtacCTATTTCCTtcaccatcttcacaaggtcctttgctgttgttctgggattgatttacacttttagcACCAAAATATTtgtatctctaggagacagaacgcgtctccttcctgagcggtatgatggctgtgtggtcccatggtgtttatacttgcgtactgttgattgtacagatgaaagtggtacattcaggcatttggaaattgctcccaaggatgaaccatttttttcctgaggtcttggctgatttcttttgattttacatgatgtcacgccctgaccatagagagcctttttattctctattttggttaggtcggggtgtgactagggtgggtaatctaggttgtttatttctatgttggcctggtaatgattcccaatcagaggcagctgttgatcattgtctctgattggggatcatatgtaggcagccattttcccactgtgttttgtgggatcttgttgatgtgtagttgcctgtgagcacttcaTTTACTTCACATTTCGTTTgtgctttattgtttttgtgcatttcattcaataaacatgtggaacccatatcacgctgcgctttggtccgaatgTTATTACGAtgatcgtgacagaagatcccaccaaacCAGGACCAGGCAGTGTGCCCAGGAGGAGAAGGTATCCTGAGCTTGGGAGGAGATCAAGGAGGAGAAgctatcctggacttgggaggatgTCATAGGAGGACACGAAAGCTTTCCTTGGAAGCAGACGCAAGGAGATAAGGAAGGCCAGCGACGATGACGGGGTTTGCGGCCACAACTAAAGCCCAAAAAACTGCCCCGaatttttgggggaggggggcacacggggtggtcggcggagccgaggagtGAACCAGGACCAGTctgggagaagatggagaaattggaggagagtgaacggagagagtcagagaccatCATTGAGTTGATggagaaattggaggagagagaaatgagagagttgTTGTGTTGGTGTATGATGTACGACATTCGCCCTAAGGAGTGAGTTATCAGTTTGATGCCACCTGAGTCAGGTCTCCGTTCTCGTCCTGAGGAGCGTGCTATCAGTCTGGTAAaatctgtgccggctccacgcaccaggtctccagtacgcctccccAGCCttgtacgtcctgtgccagctctccgcaCTCGCCTTGTAGAGCGTGAcaccagtccggtgccatctGCACTGGTTTCACGCatctggcctccagtgcgtcttCCTAGTCTGGTATGTCCTGTGTCAGcttcccgcactcgccctgaagtgcgagtcaccagtccggtgccacctgtgccagatccacgcatcaggcctccagtgtgcctcccTAGTCCGGTACATCCAGTGCCCGCTCCCCGCACTCTCCCTGAATTGCGTGTCCCtagcccggtacgtcctgtgcctgctcctcgcactcgccctgaagtgtatGTCACCAGTctggtgccacctgtgccggctccacgcaccaggcctccagtgcgcttTCTCAGTCTGGttcgtcctgtgcctgctccccgcactcagcctgaagtgcgtgtcaccactccagagcctccggcgacggttcacagtccagagcttccggtgacagttcccagtccggaacctcctgtgACGGTccgcggtccggaacctcctgcgacggtccacggtctggaacctccagcgacggtcaacgTTCCAGGAACCTCCAGTGAGGGTCAACGATCCGGAGCTTCCAGGCAGGGCGTCCAGTCCCACTCCATGGCAGGAGCTTTCCTCTGCACCGATGTCCAGGCCAGGCACAGTGTTCAGCCCGGGTCCATGCCTGGATCCGCGGAATGAGCGGGTTCTTTGttccgcaccagagccgccactgaTGCTGGTGGAGCCGCGAGCTGAGTGGGTACTTCGctccgcaccggagccgccaccgacactagatgcccacccggaccctcccctatagagtcaggttttgcgcccggagtccgcacctttggggggttactgtcacgtcctgaccatagagagcctttttattctctattttggttaggttggggtgtgactagggtgggtaatctaggttgtttatttctatgttggcctggtatggttcccaatcagaggcagttgttgattgttgtctctgattggggatcatatttaggcagccatttccccgctgtgttttgtgggatcttgtttatgtgtagttgcctgtgagcacttcaTTTACTTCACGTTTCCTTTGTTCGTTCTTTAATGTTTTTGTGCGTTTCATTCAATAAACATGTGGAACCCGTatcatgctgcgctttggtccgaatgTTATTACGAcgatcaagcaaagaggcactgaggttgaaggtaggccttttaatatatccacaggtacacctccaattgacacatattatgtcaattagcctatcagaaactttcaaagccatgatatcattttctggagttttccaagctgtttaaaggcacagtcaacttagtgtatgtaaacttctgacctactggaattgtgatacagtgaattataagtgaaataatctgtctgtaaacaattgttggagaaatgtattttgttatgcacaaagtagatgtcctaaccgagttgccaaaactatagtttgttaacaagaaatgtgtggagtggttgaaaaacaagctttaatgactccaacctaagtgtttgtaaacttccgacttttatttttatgttttatttttattttacctttatttaaccaggtaggctagttgagaacaagttctaatttgcaactgcgacctgggcaagataaagcaaagcagtgtgacacagacaacaacacagagttacacatggagtaaacaatacacaagccaataacacaataaacaagtcaatgacacagtagaaaaaagaaagtctgggcctcccgggtggcgcagtggttaagggcgctgtactgcagcgccagctgtgccatcagagtcctgggttcgcgcccaggctctgtcgtaaccggccgcgaccgggaggtccgtggggcgacgcacaattggcctagcgtcgcccgggttagggagggcttggtcggtaggggtgtccttgtctcatcgcgcaccagcgactcctgtggcgggctgggcgcagtgtacgctagccaaggtggccaggtgcacggtgtttcctctggcgcattggtgcggctggcttccgggttggatgtgcgctgtgttaaagaagcagcggcttggttggttgtgtatcggagggcgcatgactttcaaccttcgtctctcccgaggtGATGTCTTTGTATTGGAAGGTTAGGGAATAGctttcttttaggtggttgtagaatttaacggttCTTATCttgattttgatcattagcaggTATTGGCCTAAGTCCGTTCctcatgcattatttggtgttttaagtTGTCCATAGAGGATATTTGAATTAGATGTTTGTCTCATTTTGTGAAATCTtagttggtgagcagacccccgACCTGGGCAAGTATCTCACACAGTATACAGAGGACTGATTATTGAAAGGTGTGATAGACTGATATACAGCAACTattttttatattcttcaaactTGTCCCCTGAGGAGAACTCTGATGCCGTCTATAATTATGTATAACCTCTGTGGTAACTGGTACCTGTACAGGGTACCCAATGTTAttaaccgccaggctacctgaTGCCTTTGACTACTTAACTTAAGCTTTCTGCCTTGTATGTGAATCATTCATATTACAATGATTTTAAGTCTATTTGCCTTTGATAGACAATTCACAGACATTTCTTGGCCTTCCTACTACTGCAACTCAACTATAGTCTCCTGCATATTGTTAAATCATCTTTATGCTTAATATTAATTGCATAGTCTTTATGAAGGTCTCATTTgaggtacagtgcatttggaaagtattcagaccactttacctttctacattttgttacattacagccttattctaaaattgattcaattgtatttttttcatcaatctacacacaataccccataaagacaaatcaaaaacaggtttttataaacgTTTGCTaatttggcagagattacaggctcaagtcttattgggtatgatgcttggcacacctgtatttggggagtttctcccattcttctctgcagatccgcc is a window from the Oncorhynchus clarkii lewisi isolate Uvic-CL-2024 chromosome 14, UVic_Ocla_1.0, whole genome shotgun sequence genome containing:
- the LOC139365865 gene encoding uncharacterized protein → MPPESGLRSRPEERAISLVKSVPAPRTRSPVRLPSLVRPVPALRTRLVERDTSPVPSALVSRIWPPVRLPSLVCPVSASRTRPEVRVTSPVPPVPDPRIRPPVCLPSPVHPVPAPRTLPELRVPSPVRPVPAPRTRPEVYVTSLVPPVPAPRTRPPVRFLSLVRPVPAPRTQPEVRVTTPEPPATVHSPELPVTVPSPEPPVTVRGPEPPATVHGLEPPATVNVPGTSSEGQRSGASRQGVQSHSMAGAFLCTDVQARHSVQPGSMPGSAE